One Candidatus Nanoarchaeia archaeon DNA window includes the following coding sequences:
- a CDS encoding V-type ATP synthase subunit A has protein sequence MKGILRRIAGPVVVASQVEARMFDIVRVGKERLMGEVIQLDGPDTVIQVYEDTSGLRPGEPVENTGLPLSVELGPGLLTSIYDGIQRPLPVLIKEMGDFIRRGVDAPGLDPKRKWQFKATAKKGQKVRPGDVLGEVEETPGIIHRILVPPDKEGTLTDIRSGLFTVKDAVGNLDGKTDLFLMHKWPVRKPRPVAKKLPPNMPLVTGQRIFDALFPVAKGGVAAIPGPFGAGKTVTQQQLAKWCDADIIVYIGCGERGNEMTEVLTEFPHLKDPKTGKPLMNRTVLIANTSNMPVAAREASVYTGITIAEYYRDMGYSVALMADSTSRWAEAMREISSRLEEMPGEEGYPAYLSTRLSEF, from the coding sequence ATGAAAGGGATACTCCGCAGGATTGCCGGGCCTGTTGTCGTGGCGAGCCAGGTTGAAGCGAGGATGTTTGATATTGTCAGGGTGGGAAAAGAGCGGCTGATGGGCGAAGTCATCCAGCTTGACGGCCCGGATACTGTTATCCAGGTCTATGAAGATACCTCCGGGCTTAGGCCTGGAGAGCCTGTTGAGAACACGGGGCTTCCCTTGTCTGTTGAGCTCGGGCCGGGTCTCCTGACATCGATTTATGACGGCATTCAAAGGCCCCTGCCTGTGCTGATCAAGGAGATGGGAGACTTCATCAGAAGAGGCGTTGATGCTCCGGGGCTGGATCCAAAGAGGAAATGGCAGTTCAAGGCAACAGCAAAGAAAGGCCAGAAAGTCAGGCCTGGCGATGTTCTCGGAGAGGTGGAAGAGACCCCGGGCATCATCCACAGGATCCTTGTCCCTCCTGATAAAGAGGGCACATTGACAGACATCAGGTCAGGGCTGTTCACAGTCAAGGATGCGGTCGGAAATCTGGACGGAAAGACTGATCTTTTTCTTATGCACAAATGGCCGGTAAGAAAGCCAAGGCCTGTTGCAAAGAAGCTTCCGCCCAATATGCCATTAGTCACAGGCCAGCGCATCTTTGACGCGTTGTTTCCTGTTGCCAAAGGAGGCGTTGCAGCAATCCCGGGGCCATTCGGAGCAGGCAAAACCGTCACCCAGCAGCAGCTCGCAAAATGGTGCGACGCAGACATCATTGTCTATATCGGATGCGGTGAAAGAGGCAATGAGATGACAGAAGTCCTTACAGAATTCCCTCACCTCAAAGACCCAAAGACAGGAAAGCCATTGATGAATAGGACGGTGTTGATTGCAAACACCTCCAACATGCCGGTTGCTGCAAGAGAGGCGTCAGTCTACACAGGGATTACCATCGCTGAATACTACAGAGACATGGGCTACTCAGTTGCATTGATGGCTGACTCAACATCGCGATGGGCAGAAGCCATGCGTGAGATCTCCTCAAGGCTGGAGGAAATGCCAGGCGAGGAAGGATATCCTGCATATTTGTCAACAAGGCTTTCAGAATTC